In Malania oleifera isolate guangnan ecotype guangnan chromosome 8, ASM2987363v1, whole genome shotgun sequence, a single window of DNA contains:
- the LOC131162697 gene encoding cytochrome P450 82C3-like, with amino-acid sequence MVYIIDRKLSCWGGANTSNVTLVWALCLLLNNPHTLKKAQQELDAQVGRQQQLQGTHIKHLVYIQAIIKETLRLYPAAPLGIPYESIEDCTIGGHCVPSGTRLVVNLWKVHRDPQVWPVPYEFRPERFLTTHQDVDVKGQNFELIPFSNGRRMCPRVSFALQVMHFTLANLLHGFEIATLDDEPIHMGERFGLTVTKATPLEVLLSPRLPSHLYV; translated from the coding sequence ATGGTATACATAATTGACCGCAAGCTCTCGTGTTGGGGGGGCGCCAACACCTCAAATGTGACGTTAGTATGGGCTCTCTGCTTGCTCCTCAACAATCCCCACACTCTAAAGAAGGCGCAACAAGAATTGGACGCCCAGGTTGGGAGACAACAACAACTACAGGGAACTCATATCAAACACTTGGTATACATCCAAGCCATCATCAAGGAGACCCTGCGCCTCTACCCCGCCGCACCTCTAGGAATACCTTATGAATCCATAGAAGATTGTACCATCGGTGGCCATTGCGTCCCCTCCGGCACACGCCTAGTGGTGAACCTATGGAAGGTTCATCGAGACCCGCAAGTGTGGCCTGTTCCATACGAGTTTCGACCAGAGAGATTTTTGACAACCCACCAAGATGTGGATGTGAAGGGGCAAAATTTTGAGTTGATCCCGTTCAGCAACGGCAGAAGAATGTGCCCTAGAGTTTCTTTTGCACTTCAGGTTATGCATTTTACACTAGCCAATTTGCTACATGGGTTTGAGATTGCAACTCTAGACGACGAACCAATTCACATGGGGGAGCGCTTTGGGCTAACTGTGACTAAGGCAACGCCGCTGGAAGTCCTCCTCTCTCCTCGCCTGCCTTCTCACCTATATGTATAA
- the LOC131162008 gene encoding cytochrome P450 CYP82H23-like: protein MEFFLLFFSSATYTASAFAVLLFLYFLLWISTSFRKKSVGQKVAALEAAGAWPVIGHLHLLGGSQLPHRKLRNMADKHGPIFTIKLGMHRARVVSNPAMARECLTTHDKVFASCTRAVGVEHMGYNYAMFRFAPYGPYWRHVRKIAVTHLLSSHRVETLKHIPESQVKEAVNDIYRRWSGASGSGGGGSNAVLVQMSKWFGDINLKVILRMVIGDRCLEDGGAADDRFRRALKEFFRLMGTFVVGDAIPFLRWLDVGGYKREMKRTVAELDRVMEEWLEEHKRKRPVSAEDGGNFMDVMLSVVDSGDVPSDHDPDVFIKSTCLA, encoded by the exons ATGGagtttttccttctctttttctccTCCGCTACTTACACTGCTTCCGCCTTCGCTGttcttctcttcctctatttCCTGTTATGGATTTCCACAAGTTTCCGAAAGAAGTCTGTCGGCCAAAAAGTAGCAGCCCTCGAAGCCGCCGGAGCGTGGCCGGTGATCGGCCACCTCCATCTCCTCGGAGGATCTCAACTCCCCCACAGGAAGCTGCGGAACATGGCCGACAAGCACGGCCCAATCTTCACGATAAAGCTGGGCATGCACCGGGCCCGGGTCGTGAGCAATCCGGCAATGGCTCGGGAGTGTCTGACCACTCACGACAAAGTCTTCGCCAGCTGCACCAGGGCAGTGGGCGTGGAGCACATGGGCTACAACTACGCCATGTTCAGGTTCGCCCCTTACGGCCCTTACTGGCGCCACGTGCGCAAGATAGCCGTGACCCATCTCCTCTCCAGCCACCGCGTCGAGACCCTCAAGCACATCCCTGAATCCCAAGTGAAGGAGGCCGTAAACGATATCTATCGGAGATGGTCCGGAGCCAGTGGCAGCGGAGGCGGTGGTTCAAATGCGGTGCTGGTGCAGATGAGCAAGTGGTTTGGGGATATAAATCTGAAGGTGATTCTTAGGATGGTGATAGGAGACCGATGTTTGGAAGATGGCGGCGCCGCCGACGATCGGTTTCGGAGGGCGTTGAAGGAGTTTTTCCGACTGATGGGGACGTTCGTGGTGGGAGATGCGATTCCGTTTCTGAGGTGGTTGGATGTGGGAGGATACAAGAGGGAAATGAAAAGAACAGTGGCGGAATTGGATCGCGTGATGGAGGAGTGGTTGGAGGAGCACAAGCGGAAGAGGCCGGTTTCGGCGGAAGACGGCGGCAACTTTATGGATGTGATGTTGTCCGTCGTCGACAGCGGAGATGTGCCGTCCGATCATGATCCTGATGTTTTCATCAAATCTACATGCCTG GCATAA